The following proteins are encoded in a genomic region of Cryptomeria japonica chromosome 11, Sugi_1.0, whole genome shotgun sequence:
- the LOC131036973 gene encoding uncharacterized protein LOC131036973: MECSLCGDVGFQIYLFQCTKCLTRFQHQYCSRAYYENVSVESINKVCDWCFTIQEEDAGSDFGRVRSTAGFRERRNMTYKRKGNKILRKPCVGIDGQLFKLLKEKERPESTESMERKNRKRYKLLDEILC; encoded by the exons ATGGAGTGCAGTCTGTGTGGGGATGTGGGCTTCCAGATCTATCTATTCCAATGCACAAAATGCTTAACTCGTTTCCAGCATCA ATATTGCAGCAGAGCATATTATGAGAATGTATCAGTTGAGAGTATCAATAAAGTGTGTGACTGGTGCTTCACTATTCAAGAGGAGGATGCAGGCTCTGATTTTGGAAGAGTAAGAAGTACTGCTGGGTTTCGAGAGCGTAGAAACATGACCTACAAAAGAAAAGGCAACAAAATATTGAGAAAACCTTGCGTTGGAATTGATGGACAGTTATTCAAATTGCTGAAAGAAAAGGAAAGGCCTGAATCAACCGAGAGTATGGAAAGAAAAAACAGGAAGAGATATAAGCTTCTTGATGAAATTCTCTGTTGA